The Aspergillus luchuensis IFO 4308 DNA, chromosome 4, nearly complete sequence DNA window TGTAGACTATCTAGTATCCACAGCAAATGCACGAGACACCACTAGTGCGGGCACTAGTGACCGGACTAAGAACTAGTCAGCAGATTTGTAGGGCTCCGCACGTCGGTGGGCAGAATCCTCCCACCGCCTTTTCTGGCCCATCCATGATGCATTTCTCTCTATCGCCATGCCCATTCCTGCTCGGTATTCGCCGAATATGAGAACCCTCTTGGCCTGTCTGGTCATGCAATGACCTCGCTCGTGACTACATGCCACTCTTCAAACAACTCTCAGACTTCCTCTCCGGCCGCTCCTCCAGTcgacccccctcctccccgcaaACCTCCCCCGATCCTGCGCCCCCATCAGATGCGACCTCCGACCACATACAGCGGACTGAGACGTCCGGCGCATGGAATTCCGGTTCGCCTATAGATTACGGATCTCTTCATACATCTCTTGAAAGTCTTGATCCGGTCACCGTAAGTATCCGTACTTCGCCCAGCGCTTTCCAGATTACCATGCGATCATTCTTTCGCAACTCATGTCTCGGCCTTTAATTTTACATTTTCCGCTCTGCTAACACCGGCCGTGATAGACTGCTTTCAGCAATGCCGAAGGACTTCGACATCCTTACGAACACCGACCTGTACGTCCACAATATCGCCAGACCGTTCCTCGATCAGATTCAGGAATGCGTCGCCTGTAAATATGGCCTCGCAATGCGGAAGCAGACCGAGTGATACTGACTCGATTAATATTAGGTCTGGCGACACAACACATGCCAAGTCGCGCCAGCGTTCCGAAGCATACGATGAACTTAGGTTGTTTCCTCCCAATAAGTGGTGCGTTCAGTTTTGCGCAGCGGCCATATATGAATATATGCTGATCAGCGAGATTCACTTTTTCTAGGAATGACCCCGGTGGAATCCCTATAGTGCCAGGACAAACAAAGAGCAATAAGCCCAAGGTATGATATGATCGGAACTGAAAATGCTTCTGTGCTCGTGCTGACAGCAGGAACAAGTCACCTTTCAGACCTGTGGATACGATATCGAAAGGCCGAGACAGTGGACCGGTTCGTGCACAAGGAAAACCGAATCGCCTACGGAACAGCCAGCCAGGAAATGTCACAGGATACGCAGGCTCTGAAAGACCCAACAAACGGCGCCGCCAGGATACCCTCGATTCCAGCCGTGGAAATTTCACAAAACCGTCTGACAACGATGTTGAGCACCCCGCTCAGGAGGCGCCCCGCATCGCCGGTCACCCACCACGTATGTCTCCTACTTTGAGCCAGAGTTCagggaagcaaaagaaacAGCGGAATAACAGACGCTCAAAAGTGGACGAGTACCGAAGCACTGAAAATATCGTGAGACCTTCCCGGATACAACCAAGCCCAAAGCGTGGTCCCTTACCCAACTTCGGAGCACCGTCCGATGATGACCGCGACGAACGTTTCACGAAAAATGCAACCAAAGAAAGACGGAGAAACAATTCTTTCATCGCCGACGTAGACTCCGGCGCCGAGCAGGAACGACCTGACAAACATGAGATCCTACAAAGCGTCGAAATCATAAATGCGAAATCACAGGACCCTGCAAATAAGACAAAGATGGGTCTGCGTCATGAGCCGGAAATCGCGGCAAAACCCAGAAGACGGGTGTCTGAATCGCGGGAGAGTCCCGATGAGCTTCAAGGGGCGGTAACGGTGCGGCCACCGCCCGCTCAAATTGGAGACAAGAGAGCTGAGCTTGGAAGTCAACGCACGACAGGCCGTGAGCACCAGTCTCAAGACATCAAACCAACTCTTTTCGAAGCCTCCGGGCCAAGCAAGAAAGGGAAacggaagaacaagaagaccaaAGCTTCCGAAATGTCGAACCAGCGATCCTTCAAAGCGAAGCTCGTCCGAACTGGTCCTATCGAACAGCAGGCATCGGACGGCAAGTCCGTTGAGGTTCACGTTGACATGACAAAACGCACAATCGCACTGTGTCAAGAGACAGATTTGGAGAACGTTTTTGAAGCGCCTCTTTCTAGAGTACGACAGATCCTGAAAGCAGAATCACCAAACAATAAGGTTAGATTAGTGCTATCGAAGACGTCGGAACTCGATAACCGGATCGATATCGAGTTCATGTCTTTCACTGTGAAGGAGGAATTCTGCTGTTTATTGGGTGAGGTCGACGTTCGTGACAAGTCAAGGTATGTCTGTTCTCTGTTCTCCATTCGTGCCGCTTTCCTTTGGCTCTCGTTGCTGTTCCTGAATACTACCTTTTGCTATTGAACTGAGGCTGATATGAGAGTAGCGAATGGATGGACAAAGCGTTCAACAAGGCCCAAAGAGAAACTAATCAATCTACAAATGGAATGAAACGGCCATCATCGGAAAGCGGCCTTGAGCAAGTCCCGGACAAGCAGCGTGACACCACGAAACGGGTGAAGCTTACGGACAATCTGCGAGATGAAAACGGGGTTGCCGCTGGGAGACAGCCGTCGCCGCCGGACGCCGCCTCTCGGGAACGTGCAAACCCCTCCCTTACTGCACCCAAGCCCAACAAGTCGAACCCATCGCAGCCTGAATCAAGCCCAAGCCGTGTGTCGAAGAGCGCCACGGACCCCGGTGTGGAAATTCCCGTGAAGAAGTCTGCgtccagcatcaccacaaGAGCCATGTCGCGTCTTCCTTCCGCGACTACTGTAGTGTGGTATGTATTGGCTGGTCAATATTCTGTGGTAGAAACGACTGACAAACATGACAGTGACGatagcgatgatgaaaataCGCAGCCACCTTTGCCAGCTGTAAACACTGAAAAGTGGCACAAGTATGCAACTCTGCAAACCATGGTACTCATTGATGCTGACTGTGTAGTAGACCCCTTGTTTATCCGCTAGttgggaaaaagaaggccgAGGTGGATGTTTACGACCTTGACCGACTGCGCGAGAACGAGTTCTTGAACGACAACCTTATCGGGTTCTACATTCGATTCCTGCAAGATCATCTGGAGCGCACCAATAGTGACGCGGCGAAGAGAGTCTATTTCTTCAACTCTTTCTTTCACGATACACTTATGAATGTCCCTCGAGGAAAGCGGGGCATAAATTATGACGGCGTGCAGAAGTGGACGAGGACCGTCGACATATTTAGTCATGATTATGTCGTGGTTCCAATCAATGAAAGTGCGCACTGGTATGTTGCTATAATTTGCAACTTACCAAGCCTGCAGGGGATTGTCCAGGAAGGGCTGGATCCAAATGAACCAACACCAGGCGAAAAAGAGCCTTCGGGGCCACCAGACAGTCAGGTTCAGGAGATCTCTGAAACGCCAGAGCCGGAAGTAGCCACCGATAAggacaaggaagaaaaacaCGCTAACGGCTCAGGCCCTACGAGAGCGGAGTTAGCTAGGCGATCCCTAGAAACGATGAGGATAGCTGATGGGGCTGGAAAAGACCAGCCTGCAGAGAGTCCTGCTGCAGACCAAGAGTGGCCTGAACTCGAAGCTAGCCCAGAAAGGCCTTCCAAAACTCTTTCCAGTCTCACAGAGAACGCGACGACGCCCGAGAAGCTTGATACGAAGGAAGCTGCTCAACTGCCCGAACCATCAGCTAAGCCTCGCAAACAAAAGGCAAAGCGAGCGGGCCCTAGATACGACGTCTGCCAGCCGATCATTATTACTTTTGACTCGCTGAATGTGCCCCGTTCGCCAACAATAAGCTCCCTTCGTGAATATTTATACGAAGAAGCCAAATCCAAGAAGGGCGTCGAAATCGACAAAGGCCTGATCAAGGGTATGAGGGCCCGGGATATTCCCCTGCAGCCCAACTATTCCGACTGCGGTCTGTATCTTCTGGCGTACCTGGAGAAATTCGTCCAAGATCCGGATGTGTTTGTCAGGAAGCTTCTTCAGAAGGAGATGGATTCGAAAGACGACTGGCCTCCGCTGAAGTCCGGTCTCCTCCGACGGCGACTCCGCAAATTCCTTGACATGCTTTATGACGAGCAGGAGCAGCTCAAACGCCATGAGATCAGTGACAAAGACACTATGGTGAATAAGAAGCCAGTCTGTTACCTACTCGGTAGTCCCGTGCTGGAGGGTGCGGAGAGCGAAAGCAAACGTTCACCCCGGAAAAAAGAGTCGTCGAATGGCTCGGAGGGCCTTGCTCAGGCTGTGAATTCTGAACGACAGTCGCAAGCCGAAGCGGGAACTAGCGCGGGCCAGGACAAACCTAAGGAGATCCAAAGATCACCGGTAGTGGACACCAAAGAGTCACGGCACCCCGAAGCATCTCCCGAGAAAGATGTTGTCCTAGTCCCAGACAGTCAGCCGGAGGCAGCGCCACCTAAGACCAAATCCAAACCATCAAAGCCACGACGACAGAGTCCGGAGTCGGAGACACAGCCGCGCACCGTTGTCCACAACAACGAAGAAGATGCTCCGGAGGGCCATAGTCCTGACGACGGTGTGAGAGTTGTGGCAGTCGAGACCCAAGTACGAGGGACACCCACGAGGTAGTCAGCCATGCACATAGTAGTAACAAAAAGCACTATCTCTAATACCTATCTTATGCACCAATTGCTttgtccttttttttttttcccgtGCCATCCGCACGCAGGCGTTTTCGGAACActagggaggggagggttgaGTTGACAGTTGCATTAGATACCAAAGCATTTGCATACGAGTGATTCTGTGGAATTCAAGACGAGGGGTGACATGTATTGTATATATCGATATGTGATAGAATCggatgatctgatctgatctgatctgatccaACCCAGCTgaaaattattctttctatgtctactacctacctaccaaTCCCTCTCATCCGCCTGCACCCACCACGCCATCTTATCCCTCTTGAACGCCTCAAAATCCCACTCCGCGTTCTCTAACCGCTCCTTTCCAGCAGTCCACACATACGTAACGGCCtctacttcctccccttccttggTCTCACCGCTGCCCTCTGTCTCCGCTGCTGCACCTAACACCGCTTGTATCTCCCCGgtaccatcctcaccctcaccctgctgctgatgatttaGAACCCTCACCCTAACCGCCCTCTTCTCATACTCACTCCCCTCGAACCGATCCAATCGATACACGTCCCCGTCTGTTAATCCCCACACTACTGTGCCTAGCACAGATGcctcaccagcagcagtatcatcaccatcatctgcaccagacgaagatgaaggtgtGGTAGGTATAATACCCGGATAATCCGCATACCGGACGCGATGACGTCGATAGCCATGCAGTATTGCCGGTTTGATTGTCAGGAGAGCCTTTTGCCATGGTTCTGGAGTGGAGTGGCCGTGGATTAcgcggtggaggatgggaggggCCATTAGGGTTCCTTTTTGAAGGAGATCTTAGTAGTGGTAGGGTGGTGGATAAACTAGGGAGGGGTGGGTAccgtagaagaagaggacgtgGTCGCCCATTTTATTTGCCTTTTATCTTGTAGTAATGTATATATGTATGGTCTAATTGTGGTGTGGAAAttgaaagaggggagggagtatGCGGGGTTAattggttggtgttgttgaggaagtggTGTGGTAAGTGTAAGTAGGTAAATAAATTGAGAGGATATTGTAGTGATAATCaagcataatatatatatatatatatatatatatatatataatgagAGTATATGCGACTGTTCTATAATGACCTTGCGCGCAGCAATTCAATCCAACGAGTGAAATGAAGTTGTAGCAAAGTGCGACAGACAGTAATCGGAGATACAACGATAAGTGAttgcttatcgataagccaGCCATTCAGCTCAACCAATCCCGAAAAAGGCCCATGTGGCTTCAAGCTCCGCCCATCTTTGTTTCTCTTGATTCCCTTTCCAAATTACAAGCCCGCATCCTCGCGACATCGCAACTTCACAGGGAGTTATTCTCCCTATCTTCCTTTTCATACTCTCCCCCACCCTCTTCTATCCCGAGATCATCCTACATATATAACACAGGGGAGAATGCACTCAACCCTCAACCGCGCCCAAGgcgtcttcggcttcttcacgACCGTCGCTCTCTTCGTCGCCGGTCTCGCTGCTCTCAGCGTATTTCTCTATCCTACTGACGATGTGACGTCTAGTGTGAAGTTGCGCGATGTGAAAGTGTACgttttcccatccatcttaTTTACACCCTCTTTCCAATCCAATCAATTCCCCCGATACCTATACACCACCCCCATaacatccacatctacaCCACACAATATAGCTAATCCAACCCAACTCAAACCAACAGAACAAAAGGTCGTCCCCACTATTACAGCACACGAAAGGAAGAATACGCCGCCATGAAATTCGATCTGGACGCTGGTACATACATCCCCCCAATGCccatctccctttcccctacATAACTGACAACCATACAAAAGACCTAACCCCCCTCTTCAACTGGAACACCAAACAACTCTTCGTCTACGTCTACGCGACCTACCCCTCcgacccctccaacccaaccacctcCGCACCCTCCCACTCCGTCATCTGGGACACCATCATCCCGGCCCCGGAATCGCCGTACTCGTTTAATGCCCTGCGCGAGAGATTCTTtccttctgcatcatcgtCTGCGAGCAAGAAGCGCAGTACGAAGAagacttcatcttcatcttccagtaAGACTGCCAGTAAGAAGGCGTCTGAGCCTGGGAAACTGAGACTCCGCGATCAACGGGCAAAGTACTCCATCGGAGATGTTTCGGGGAAGATGGCTGAACGGGAGAATGTGACGCTTTCTGTCGGGTGGAATGTGCAGCCGTGGGTGGGGGCGCTGTGGTGGGCTCCGCACACGGGGGGTGCGATGAGGACGAAGGGGGATGTGGGCACGAGTAGGGCTTTTGGGTTGCCGGcgttgaaggggaggaatgtTGGGACTGGGACTGGGACTGCGTCTGCTGGTAATGCTGCGGGGGCAGTGTAGGTGGGGGAGTATAGTGAGTGATTGTTGGGTTTGTTTATGTAGGAGAGATGGTATAATTGCATTCATTGGGTCTGTTCTTGTTTATTTTGGgtgttttttctttatttatttatggAGGCATGGGCTGGGTTTAGGTTTGAGGTTGAGCATGTCATCTACGTACTTGCATTGTAGAAATGAAAGAACCTCAACTCCAGTTAATGATGCTATCGACTTTGGTCGTTCATTTTAGGGTCTCGTAACATAGTAATACCCGGAACAATTGAATgtaaagggaaaagaaacagcCATGTTCACATGCAGCTTGGATCATTCAAAACCCACCATCAAGGGATCGTGCCATACGTCGTGTGATGATTCCCCCCGCGCTGAATCCGTTCGGAATAGACTCCCGGCGCGCGACGTGGTGCTTCTCCTGACCCTGCGTTGCGATTGGCGTAGTATACGTATTCGAGGTAGAATGCGTGGATATGGCCGGGGAGGTAACTGCACAATGTGAACTCGCTCAGAAACCATCTACTTTTAGGAACCAcggcaaggacaagaaggagtaTGATGAGAAGTGACTAACCCCAGGATCGTCAAGAGTATATTGATAAGCAGATCAACACTGCAACCCGAGATCATAAACACACCGAGAGGAGGTACTAGACGAGCAGAAGAATTAGCTTCAAATTCAGATGCAAAGagaaaattttttttttttttttgagaAAGTAAGTAGAGGGCTGCATACTGAACAAGGTAATAAGAATCAAGCAGAGCATGGAGCATGTTCCCGCCATCATTGTTGATTTAAACGGTAATGTTGATAACGgcaatatagtagtagtagtactgattAGGACCGTGCGGCAGACTTGACACGCTTGGTCGAGTCCAGATAGGTACCCAGGAAGCTGAGGGATAaaatcaccaccagcaggATGTAAATGTAGATGGGGACGTTGTCGTCTTTGTTGGAATTGAGACGCTTCATGGTATATGAATCAAGAATGTGACAGAGGATCGGATCAGTCACAAGGTTTCACAGGTGTTTCTAGATCGACGTCACCGGGACGGGAAGGTGGTAATGGAGGATCAAAATGGCTTCCCAAGTGTTGATCAGCCTTGTGAGCCAGCGCCACGGGTAGCAAGTCACAAGTCACAAGTCAAGTCGAGTATGAGAGAACAACACAGCAGCCGAGTTGAGCGATCAATCCCTTGCCAGGCCACCAACTGAACAAGGCAGAAATGTTTTTTAGTTTGGCCTGGAATTGGCCGGATCCCATTCCGGCTGACGTCATCCCGCAAGCTGCCGCAAATGGGCCGCGCTTGCCTGTTTGGGCTTAAGGCCGAGCTACGGAAAACCTGGGGTAAGTGGGGAGTTCAACTAGTAGAGAGTAGATGTGAAAGGCAGGTGTCATTGTTGCGGTTGGTGTTCGTTTAACGTGTATATTTGCAAGGTATATACGATTTAGCCTCTCCGTACTTCGAGCTTCTATACTGCATCAATCGACGCACGTGTCGTCACCTGTTCGTTCTTGTTGCCGAGTTTCGAGATCTGCAGGAACGCATCCACTCCGTAACCTTCGAGGCTGTGGAGCTCCAAGCTGCCCGCCCAGTACTCGGCATACACTCGGCTCATGGGCAGACCGATCCCCAGACGCAGATTGGGAGGCCGCGAGGTCAGCGAGTCCAGCGAGCTCTCGCGGAACGTGTCCCGATCCGcatcctttctttctgtcgGCACGCACAGCTCCTGCATGGTGGCAGCCATGGCGGGAACCTGTCCCAAATTTTGGAGATGTGATGTGCTGTAAGGGCCCTTGTTGAAAGACCACAGGTACGGCAGGACCTTACGCGGTATGCCGCCACCCTGATCCGATACCCGCAAGATCACATGCTGCGGGGCCTCGCATATGAGAACCTCGATAGGCGGTGGTTTCTCCGTAGAGTCCCGGTATCGTTCACTCACAGCTTGGATCGAATTGCGGAGTAGCTCACCGATGATATATTCCAAATGACTTAGCATGTAAGGGAAGGTGGCCTCAAGGTGACCCTGCACCGAGATTTCCGGGATCTTATCCGATCCACCGTTCTGCCGCAACATATCCTGCGCCAGCTTCCCGCACCGTTCAGCAACCTCTTTCGCGTTGCATCTGAGAAATACCTCCCCGACGAAGTCGGCATTTAGATCTGTGCGATCTTGGGAGCCAGGGAAGTGCCATGGGGAGTTAAAGGTTTCCGTTAAAGCAAGATGTTGCTCGGCGATAACGCGGCGTGAAATTCTCTGTTAGGTCCAATGTATTAGTTGAGAAACATACCATCCAACCAGACAAGGTCTTACCGCTCGGAGAAGTGTGTTCATGAAGCTGTCCAGCACATCTGACGGGACGAGCTCGCGGCACTCCAGAACACCCGTTGCGAGTTTGGGAATCACAACGAGGTGTTCTCGGAGCGTTTTACGTAGGATGTCGCAGAATTTGTCATTGTCATCCAAAGTCTTTATCTCTGGGATGGTCCGGAACCGCTCAAATGCCTTGTAGTAGAGCTCGTACACCATGGACAGGTGGGGAttggccaccaccacatacGGGAGTCGTTGTATATCTCGTAGGCGATGGGCGAGTCTAGTGAAAGATTGGAGTTAGTTAGATCATCAGCTGCTATGAAATCACCGAACTAACCTAGTTGGAAGCTCAGTTCGTACGTAGTTGGCCGAACTGATAAGCCGGGATTCCGTCAGGGTTCGTCCAAAGAAGGTCAGCTGTCGCAAACTGATAGGACGGATGTCACGCTCAACCCATCTGCAACCCGTTAGCAATGACGCCCGGCAAAATGTGTCAAGAATAGCCTACTCGTCCAATGCCGATACCGGTCTCCACGGCGGCGGACTGTGAGCTTGCTGAGTGGAATTAAATCGTAGTTTTGGAGTGCAGCATTGACGAAGAGCCCGCCAGCGACGAGCTGAATGACTCCACGCCATATTGCTGTGGTTTGGACTGAGTCAACGGCTTAAGCGCGGGTGTGGCATGGAGGGGACCGTATTACGCCAATGCAAGAACGGGCGCGCATCAAAAGAGCCACACGAGATCAAGTTCCGATAGAATGGTCCATACATGGCTCTGCAGAGGATCAATTTGGTCCACGACCGCTGAATTCACAGTGGCATGACATGGTTCCTGATGGCAAATGCGGCCGGTTTTCCAGACATCCGGGCGGTGAGAGCTTTAGGCATGTGACGTGCCGATGCTCACATGTTAACGGAGAACATTATAATATTCCCCCTTGAGAGTGTTCGGGTCAATCTTGTATAGCTGGAAATCTCCTCAATCCGAGGTCAGATCGGTACTGGGTAGAAGTTAGGGATAACAGTACAGGGatgctggtgttggtgctggtgctgcctAATTAAACGGTGATCTTCCATTCCACCCGATCGTGGACTAAGAGCGGATggcgttggggaggaggtccAAGCCTAATGGAATATAAGGATAATTGGTAGGAAGAGCACCAAGTAAGAAAGAGTAAGCATGGATACTTAAGTGAACTACCAATAGCTATATGATACATTATTTCCCTCTcactatttatttatatgatGCCGgataaattcttttttcaaATCATCCTTTTTCGGTCACTCGGAACTGCAGCATCCTTATGTTGCGCTCGGATTTGGTCTAGTTTAGACAGTGGAGCGTCAAAAAAACTGCACGGGTGATATCACGCTTGGGTAGGTGGCTACTGGCTagctactatctactactgctCTACAGTAGTCCCTAAATAGGTATCAGCCTTGCCTTACTTGGTCCTGCCTAGTAAATAAGATAACAGAAT harbors:
- a CDS encoding signal peptidase complex subunit SPC3 (BUSCO:EOG09264VC6;~COG:U;~EggNog:ENOG410PNVJ;~InterPro:IPR007653;~PFAM:PF04573;~TransMembrane:1 (i12-33o);~go_component: GO:0005787 - signal peptidase complex [Evidence IEA];~go_component: GO:0016021 - integral component of membrane [Evidence IEA];~go_process: GO:0006465 - signal peptide processing [Evidence IEA]), whose product is MHSTLNRAQGVFGFFTTVALFVAGLAALSVFLYPTDDVTSSVKLRDVKVTKGRPHYYSTRKEEYAAMKFDLDADLTPLFNWNTKQLFVYVYATYPSDPSNPTTSAPSHSVIWDTIIPAPESPYSFNALRERFFPSASSSASKKRSTKKTSSSSSSKTASKKASEPGKLRLRDQRAKYSIGDVSGKMAERENVTLSVGWNVQPWVGALWWAPHTGGAMRTKGDVGTSRAFGLPALKGRNVGTGTGTASAGNAAGAV
- a CDS encoding SUMO protease ULP2 (COG:O;~EggNog:ENOG410PNYF;~InterPro:IPR003653,IPR038765;~MEROPS:MER0011024;~PFAM:PF02902;~go_function: GO:0008234 - cysteine-type peptidase activity [Evidence IEA];~go_process: GO:0006508 - proteolysis [Evidence IEA]); translated protein: MPLFKQLSDFLSGRSSSRPPSSPQTSPDPAPPSDATSDHIQRTETSGAWNSGSPIDYGSLHTSLESLDPVTTAFSNAEGLRHPYEHRPVRPQYRQTVPRSDSGMRRLSGDTTHAKSRQRSEAYDELRLFPPNKWNDPGGIPIVPGQTKSNKPKSPFRPVDTISKGRDSGPVRAQGKPNRLRNSQPGNVTGYAGSERPNKRRRQDTLDSSRGNFTKPSDNDVEHPAQEAPRIAGHPPLDEYRSTENIVRPSRIQPSPKRGPLPNFGAPSDDDRDERFTKNATKERRRNNSFIADVDSGAEQERPDKHEILQSVEIINAKSQDPANKTKMGLRHEPEIAAKPRRRVSESRESPDELQGAVTVRPPPAQIGDKRAELGSQRTTGREHQSQDIKPTLFEASGPSKKGKRKNKKTKASEMSNQRSFKAKLVRTGPIEQQASDGKSVEVHVDMTKRTIALCQETDLENVFEAPLSRVRQILKAESPNNKVRLVLSKTSELDNRIDIEFMSFTVKEEFCCLLGEVDVRDKSSEWMDKAFNKAQRETNQSTNGMKRPSSESGLEQVPDKQRDTTKRVKLTDNLRDENGVAAGRQPSPPDAASRERANPSLTAPKPNKSNPSQPESSPSRVSKSATDPGVEIPVKKSASSITTRAMSRLPSATTVVCDDSDDENTQPPLPAVNTEKWHKPLVYPLVGKKKAEVDVYDLDRLRENEFLNDNLIGFYIRFLQDHLERTNSDAAKRVYFFNSFFHDTLMNVPRGKRGINYDGVQKWTRTVDIFSHDYVVVPINESAHWYVAIICNLPSLQGIVQEGLDPNEPTPGEKEPSGPPDSQVQEISETPEPEVATDKDKEEKHANGSGPTRAELARRSLETMRIADGAGKDQPAESPAADQEWPELEASPERPSKTLSSLTENATTPEKLDTKEAAQLPEPSAKPRKQKAKRAGPRYDVCQPIIITFDSLNVPRSPTISSLREYLYEEAKSKKGVEIDKGLIKGMRARDIPLQPNYSDCGLYLLAYLEKFVQDPDVFVRKLLQKEMDSKDDWPPLKSGLLRRRLRKFLDMLYDEQEQLKRHEISDKDTMVNKKPVCYLLGSPVLEGAESESKRSPRKKESSNGSEGLAQAVNSERQSQAEAGTSAGQDKPKEIQRSPVVDTKESRHPEASPEKDVVLVPDSQPEAAPPKTKSKPSKPRRQSPESETQPRTVVHNNEEDAPEGHSPDDGVRVVAVETQVRGTPTR
- a CDS encoding protein kinase PKP2 (COG:T;~EggNog:ENOG410PINT;~InterPro:IPR039028,IPR036784,IPR036890,IPR018955;~PFAM:PF10436;~go_function: GO:0004672 - protein kinase activity [Evidence IEA]), with translation MAWSHSARRWRALRQCCTPKLRFNSTQQAHSPPPWRPVSALDEWVERDIRPISLRQLTFFGRTLTESRLISSANYVRTELPTRLAHRLRDIQRLPYVVVANPHLSMVYELYYKAFERFRTIPEIKTLDDNDKFCDILRKTLREHLVVIPKLATGVLECRELVPSDVLDSFMNTLLRARISRRVIAEQHLALTETFNSPWHFPGSQDRTDLNADFVGEVFLRCNAKEVAERCGKLAQDMLRQNGGSDKIPEISVQGHLEATFPYMLSHLEYIIGELLRNSIQAVSERYRDSTEKPPPIEVLICEAPQHVILRVSDQGGGIPRKVLPYLWSFNKGPYSTSHLQNLGQVPAMAATMQELCVPTERKDADRDTFRESSLDSLTSRPPNLRLGIGLPMSRVYAEYWAGSLELHSLEGYGVDAFLQISKLGNKNEQVTTRASIDAV
- a CDS encoding YqaE/Pmp3 family membrane protein (COG:S;~EggNog:ENOG410PRB2;~InterPro:IPR000612;~PFAM:PF01679;~go_component: GO:0016021 - integral component of membrane [Evidence IEA]), whose amino-acid sequence is MISGCSVDLLINILLTILGYLPGHIHAFYLEYVYYANRNAGSGEAPRRAPGVYSERIQRGGNHHTTYGTIP
- a CDS encoding gamma-glutamylcyclotransferase family protein (COG:S;~EggNog:ENOG410PR1J;~InterPro:IPR036568,IPR009288,IPR013024;~PFAM:PF06094); its protein translation is MGDHVLFFYGTLMAPPILHRVIHGHSTPEPWQKALLTIKPAILHGYRRHRVRYADYPGIIPTTPSSSSGADDGDDTAAGEASVLGTVVWGLTDGDVYRLDRFEGSEYEKRAVRVRVLNHQQQGEGEDGTGEIQAVLGAAAETEGSGETKEGEEVEAVTYVWTAGKERLENAEWDFEAFKRDKMAWWVQADERDW